A genomic segment from Candidatus Fermentibacter sp. encodes:
- the pheT gene encoding phenylalanine--tRNA ligase subunit beta — MPKIEVSAEELARLSGCDFTLGGGLEDMLVPLKAELKSSGDVLKIELNDTNRPDLWCVEGVARGLAALSGRRRRYLQDLAAPDAGIEVDPSTAAVRPWIAAFLADGPGLSEGCLESLIASQEKLASSFGRNRRTAAIGFYRSGDIAFPVRYSAVPPGSVSFVPLGQESPMTLSEILEQTETGRKYAGLLSGMELHPLLTDARGCVLSYPPVINSDGTGRLRAGDRDIFCEVTGTDWTTVQLTASILACNLEDRGFVIRPAVVSYDRAAPSGGKSTVTPLRFADRLRADRAGIGRITGDVPSDADIERALSRMGWDGWTIGADGVEAVMPPYRHDGLHWVDLVEDIAIGYGIDRFEPLPPEGCTMGSTAPVEDLADAVRIMLTGAGCEELLLPVLTSAARPGTPPGIVRILNPMTSEYGAVRNSLLPGLLAAESASAHAPYPHRLFEIGEVLEDDGGPGGPHTAVRMALVITGNDAGFGEVHSVIALVCFGRGLSLSLSPADDPRFIPGRCCRVVIDGKDAGVMGEIHPAILTELGIARPSAAIETGLEYLGGDIQG, encoded by the coding sequence GTGCCTAAGATCGAGGTCTCCGCGGAGGAGCTGGCCAGGCTCTCGGGATGCGACTTCACCCTGGGTGGAGGTCTCGAGGACATGCTCGTGCCGCTCAAGGCCGAGCTCAAGTCCTCGGGCGACGTGCTCAAGATAGAGCTCAACGACACCAACAGGCCCGACCTCTGGTGCGTGGAAGGCGTCGCGCGCGGCCTGGCGGCGCTCTCCGGAAGACGGCGCAGATACCTGCAGGACCTTGCCGCCCCCGATGCCGGGATCGAGGTAGATCCGTCCACGGCGGCGGTGCGTCCCTGGATCGCCGCCTTCCTCGCCGACGGCCCCGGGCTTTCCGAGGGCTGCCTCGAATCGCTGATCGCCTCCCAGGAGAAGCTGGCCTCCTCGTTCGGCAGGAACCGCAGGACGGCGGCGATCGGGTTCTACCGCTCGGGCGACATCGCATTCCCGGTCAGGTACTCTGCCGTCCCGCCCGGTTCCGTGAGCTTCGTCCCGCTGGGGCAAGAGTCCCCGATGACCCTGTCGGAGATCCTGGAACAGACCGAGACTGGCCGGAAGTACGCCGGGCTGCTCTCGGGCATGGAACTCCACCCCCTCCTGACGGACGCACGCGGATGCGTGCTCTCGTATCCGCCCGTCATCAACAGCGACGGCACCGGCAGGCTCAGGGCGGGCGACCGCGACATCTTCTGCGAGGTCACCGGCACCGACTGGACGACCGTCCAGCTCACCGCCTCCATCCTCGCATGCAACCTCGAGGACCGCGGCTTCGTGATCAGACCCGCCGTCGTCTCCTACGACAGGGCAGCACCCTCCGGCGGGAAGTCGACGGTCACGCCCCTCCGGTTCGCCGACCGCCTCCGTGCGGACCGCGCCGGGATAGGCCGCATCACGGGCGACGTGCCGTCGGATGCCGACATCGAACGCGCGCTGTCCCGCATGGGCTGGGATGGATGGACGATCGGCGCGGACGGGGTGGAGGCGGTCATGCCCCCCTACCGGCACGACGGGCTCCACTGGGTCGACCTGGTCGAGGACATAGCCATCGGCTACGGCATCGACAGGTTCGAGCCCCTTCCGCCGGAGGGCTGCACCATGGGCTCGACCGCCCCCGTGGAGGACCTCGCCGACGCGGTCAGGATAATGCTGACGGGAGCCGGCTGCGAGGAACTGCTGCTCCCCGTGCTCACCTCCGCGGCCAGGCCCGGCACGCCGCCCGGGATAGTCAGGATCCTGAACCCAATGACCTCGGAATACGGCGCCGTCAGGAACAGCCTGCTGCCGGGCCTTCTGGCGGCCGAATCCGCGAGCGCCCACGCCCCCTATCCCCACAGGCTGTTCGAGATAGGGGAGGTGCTCGAGGACGACGGCGGTCCGGGAGGTCCGCACACGGCGGTGCGGATGGCCCTGGTCATCACGGGGAACGACGCGGGCTTCGGCGAGGTGCACTCCGTCATCGCCCTGGTGTGCTTCGGCCGGGGGCTCTCCCTCTCGCTCTCCCCCGCCGACGACCCGAGGTTCATCCCCGGGAGGTGCTGCCGGGTCGTGATAGACGGGAAGGATGCAGGTGTGATGGGCGAGATCCACCCCGCGATCCTGACGGAACTGGGCATAGCAAGGCCCTCTGCCGCGATCGAGACGGGCCTGGAGTACCTCGGTGGGGATATTCAGGGTTGA
- the uvrB gene encoding excinuclease ABC subunit UvrB produces the protein MGIFRVEAPFEPAGDQPRAIGELAGGIEAGIPWQTLLGVTGSGKTYTIARVIERFDRPVLVLSHNKTLAAQLYGELRGFFPSAAVEYFVSYYDYYQPEAYIPSSDMFIEKDADLNDELDRLRLKTTAALLSRRDVIVVASVSCIYGLGNPSTFRTTRIELSRGDVLPPEDLCMSLVQMQYERNDIALTRSRFRVRGDVVDVVPSYADTGVRIEFFGNEIESIREIDHLTGRLLGEIDRAYIYPAKHFVTAAPDLDRAITLIEKELEARLLWLKARGRILEAQRLQSRTGYDLELLSQTGYCPGIENYSRHLAGRAEGERPACLLDYFPEDMIVFIDESHRTIPQIRGMYRGDRARKETLVEHGFRLPSALDNRPLFLEEFEAVSGQKICLSATPAPYELEKSERVVELIVRPTGLVDPVLIVRQATGQVDDLLEETRRTVESGGRVLVTTLTKKMAEQLASFMEDLGIRARYVHSEIDALERVSILRDLRLAEFDVLVGVNLLREGLDLPEVSLVAVLDADKEGFLRSRTSLIQTAGRAARNLAGRVILYADTVTDSMKDAMEETGRRRSIQLAYNEAHGIVPRGIVKTREEILRTTSIADSAGKAGPAPDLSDLPADPEKAVARIEALMLDAASRLEFEEAAKLRDELRRLLPATGRTGPSRG, from the coding sequence GTGGGGATATTCAGGGTTGAGGCGCCGTTCGAGCCGGCGGGCGACCAGCCTCGCGCCATCGGGGAACTCGCCGGGGGCATCGAGGCCGGCATCCCCTGGCAGACCCTCCTCGGGGTGACCGGCTCCGGCAAGACCTACACCATCGCCAGGGTCATCGAGCGGTTCGACAGGCCGGTTCTCGTCCTCAGCCACAACAAGACCCTGGCGGCCCAGCTCTACGGAGAACTCAGAGGCTTCTTCCCCTCGGCCGCCGTCGAGTACTTCGTCAGCTACTACGACTACTACCAGCCGGAGGCGTACATCCCTTCATCCGACATGTTCATCGAGAAGGATGCCGATCTCAACGACGAGCTCGACCGGCTGAGGCTCAAGACCACCGCCGCCCTCCTCTCCAGGCGCGACGTGATCGTCGTGGCGTCGGTGAGCTGCATCTACGGCCTGGGCAACCCCTCCACCTTCCGGACCACCCGTATCGAACTCTCGAGAGGGGACGTACTGCCGCCCGAGGACCTCTGCATGTCCCTGGTGCAGATGCAGTACGAGAGGAACGACATAGCCCTGACGCGAAGCCGGTTCAGGGTTCGCGGGGATGTCGTGGACGTCGTTCCGTCCTACGCCGATACCGGGGTGCGCATCGAATTCTTCGGCAACGAGATAGAGTCGATCCGCGAGATCGACCACCTCACCGGGAGGCTCCTGGGGGAGATCGACAGGGCGTACATCTATCCCGCCAAGCACTTCGTCACTGCCGCCCCCGACCTGGACAGGGCGATAACCCTCATAGAGAAGGAGCTCGAGGCGAGGCTGCTCTGGCTGAAGGCGCGGGGGAGGATACTGGAGGCCCAGAGGCTCCAGTCGAGGACGGGCTACGACCTCGAGCTGCTCTCCCAGACCGGCTACTGCCCGGGCATCGAGAACTACAGCCGCCACCTCGCCGGAAGGGCCGAGGGGGAGAGGCCTGCATGCCTCCTGGACTATTTCCCCGAAGACATGATCGTGTTCATAGACGAGTCCCACAGGACCATCCCCCAGATCAGGGGGATGTACAGGGGTGACAGGGCGAGGAAGGAGACCCTGGTCGAACACGGCTTCCGCCTGCCCTCGGCGCTGGACAACAGGCCCCTCTTCCTCGAGGAGTTCGAGGCTGTCTCCGGCCAGAAGATCTGCCTCTCCGCGACGCCGGCCCCGTACGAGCTGGAGAAGTCGGAACGAGTCGTGGAGCTCATCGTGCGGCCCACCGGGCTTGTGGACCCCGTTCTCATCGTGCGTCAGGCCACCGGGCAGGTCGACGACCTGCTGGAGGAGACGAGGCGCACCGTGGAGAGCGGGGGCAGGGTGCTCGTGACGACTCTCACGAAGAAGATGGCTGAGCAGCTCGCATCCTTCATGGAGGATCTGGGCATCAGGGCCAGGTACGTCCACAGCGAGATAGACGCGCTGGAGAGGGTTTCGATCCTCCGCGACCTCAGGCTCGCCGAGTTCGACGTGCTCGTCGGGGTGAACCTGCTCAGGGAGGGGCTCGACCTTCCCGAGGTGTCCCTCGTGGCCGTGCTCGACGCCGACAAGGAGGGCTTCCTCCGTTCGAGGACCAGCCTGATACAGACCGCCGGCCGCGCTGCCAGGAACCTGGCCGGGCGGGTCATCCTGTACGCCGACACGGTCACGGATTCCATGAAGGACGCGATGGAGGAGACCGGACGCAGGCGTTCCATCCAGCTGGCGTACAACGAGGCGCACGGGATCGTCCCGAGGGGGATCGTGAAGACCCGGGAGGAGATACTCCGCACCACCAGCATAGCGGATTCCGCCGGGAAGGCCGGCCCCGCCCCAGACCTCTCCGACCTTCCCGCAGATCCCGAGAAAGCTGTTGCGCGCATAGAGGCCCTGATGCTGGATGCCGCCTCGAGGCTGGAGTTCGAGGAGGCCGCGAAACTCAGGGACGAGCTGCGCAGGCTTCTCCCGGCCACCGGACGCACCGGACCCTCCCGGGGTTGA